One bacterium genomic region harbors:
- a CDS encoding ABC transporter substrate-binding protein, whose translation MSGFPTSSDGRGYGGDGRSPQDRRLRPSQAEKRRGLDRRRRDARPEPLRPLLRTAGFHEGRGYLCGGDDGGGVHEGDNRGSLRNAGRTLPPPCFRRPAGVFHPQKAQPLKKLLLFIFLIPSLAFSACITDDVGEKVCLDAPPARVVSLYGAFTELVVELGAGASIIARTKSDDTLEELKDAPVLGTGLRPNVEYIMALRPDLIISRGGKSASEALTSLKARGLAVAAFDPTTIAETYSAVERLGILFGRAQEAGELTRKTREGLAKVAEKAKKAKSIPTVAFEVRAEPLTLSGKGGLVAEIIDIAGGKVCVEVDKKLVRFDMEALLKADPDAYIVQEGPMNKNPPRPEERPFHANLRAVREKRVLYVDEKLISRPGPRIAEAAETISRFLHPQLWQ comes from the coding sequence CTGTCAGGGTTCCCCACTTCTTCTGATGGACGAGGGTACGGCGGCGATGGACGTTCACCGCAAGATCGACGCCTTCGACCTTCTCAAGCGGAAAAACGCCGGGGGCTTGACCGTCGTCGCCGTGATGCACGACCTGAACCTCTCCGCCCTCTACTGCGAACGGCTGGTTTTCATGAAGGCCGGGGCTATCTTTGCGGAGGGGACGACGGCGGAGGTGTTCACGAAGGAGATAATAGAGGGAGTCTACGAAACGCCGGTCGAACTCTTCCGCCACCCTGTTTCCGGCGTCCCGCAGGCGTTTTTCATCCCCAGAAGGCACAGCCATTGAAGAAGCTGCTTCTTTTTATCTTTCTCATCCCCTCTCTAGCGTTTTCGGCGTGCATAACCGACGACGTTGGGGAGAAGGTCTGCCTCGACGCGCCTCCCGCGCGGGTTGTCTCCCTCTACGGAGCCTTCACTGAGCTTGTCGTCGAGCTGGGCGCGGGCGCTTCGATTATCGCGCGAACCAAGAGCGACGACACCTTGGAGGAACTCAAGGACGCTCCCGTGCTCGGCACAGGCCTTCGCCCCAACGTCGAATACATCATGGCCCTCCGCCCGGACCTTATTATCAGCCGCGGCGGAAAATCCGCCAGCGAAGCCCTTACCTCCCTCAAGGCGCGCGGCCTTGCCGTCGCGGCCTTCGACCCCACGACCATCGCGGAGACTTATTCCGCCGTTGAAAGACTCGGCATTCTCTTCGGCAGGGCGCAAGAGGCGGGCGAACTGACAAGAAAGACCAGGGAGGGGCTGGCCAAAGTCGCCGAAAAGGCGAAAAAAGCGAAAAGCATCCCCACGGTCGCCTTCGAGGTGCGCGCCGAACCCCTAACCCTTTCGGGAAAGGGCGGGCTCGTCGCGGAAATAATCGATATAGCGGGCGGCAAGGTCTGCGTCGAGGTGGACAAGAAGCTGGTGCGCTTCGACATGGAAGCCCTCCTCAAGGCCGATCCCGACGCCTACATCGTCCAGGAGGGGCCGATGAACAAGAATCCGCCGCGCCCCGAAGAGCGCCCCTTTCACGCGAATCTGCGGGCGGTAAGGGAAAAACGGGTGCTTTACGTTGACGAAAAGCTGATCTCGCGCCCCGGTCCGAGAATCGCAGAAGCGGCGGAGACGATTTCGCGCTTTCTGCACCCGCAGCTTTGGCAATAG
- a CDS encoding ABC transporter ATP-binding protein, with amino-acid sequence MKPMIEVKGLCAGYSKTMILKNVDFRVEKGGFVGILGPNACGKSTLVKVLSGILTPSSGSVVVGGSSVTETPPLELARKVAVIPQSTEIPFPFTGEELVAMGRFPHIGRFSALSHADTGMVKTALRETNTEELAQRPVTEISGGERQRLILARALCQGSPLLLMDEGTAAMDVHRKIDAFDLLKRKNAGGLTVVAVMHDLNLSALYCERLVFMKAGAIFAEGTTAEVFTKEIIEGVYETPVELFRHPVSGVPQAFFIPRRHSH; translated from the coding sequence TTGAAGCCGATGATAGAGGTGAAGGGACTTTGCGCCGGTTACTCCAAAACGATGATTCTGAAGAACGTCGATTTCAGGGTCGAAAAGGGCGGATTCGTGGGGATTCTCGGCCCCAACGCCTGCGGCAAGTCCACCCTCGTAAAGGTGCTCTCCGGGATTCTGACCCCCTCTTCGGGGAGCGTTGTCGTCGGCGGCTCCAGCGTGACGGAGACTCCCCCCCTCGAACTCGCCCGGAAGGTCGCGGTAATCCCCCAGTCAACGGAGATACCCTTCCCCTTCACCGGCGAGGAACTTGTCGCTATGGGGAGGTTTCCCCACATCGGGCGCTTCTCGGCGCTCTCGCACGCGGACACTGGGATGGTAAAGACCGCGCTTCGCGAGACTAACACCGAGGAACTGGCGCAAAGGCCGGTGACCGAGATCTCCGGCGGCGAGCGCCAGCGGCTGATTCTGGCGCGGGCGCTCTGTCAGGGTTCCCCACTTCTTCTGATGGACGAGGGTACGGCGGCGATGGACGTTCACCGCAAGATCGACGCCTTCGACCTTCTCAAGCGGAAAAACGCCGGGGGCTTGACCGTCGTCGCCGTGATGCACGACCTGAACCTCTCCGCCCTCTACTGCGAACGGCTGGTTTTCATGAAGGCCGGGGCTATCTTTGCGGAGGGGACGACGGCGGAGGTGTTCACGAAGGAGATAATAGAGGGAGTCTACGAAACGCCGGTCGAACTCTTCCGCCACCCTGTTTCCGGCGTCCCGCAGGCGTTTTTCATCCCCAGAAGGCACAGCCATTGA